Proteins found in one Roseovarius pelagicus genomic segment:
- a CDS encoding class I SAM-dependent methyltransferase → MHLDVQELRNFYYRSALGRAAQKTVREQLLEFWPEAKGQTVVGFGFAVPFLRPYLADARRVIALMPAPQGVIGWPQGMPNVSVLCDETHWPLETGHVDKLLVIHALEASDRPSELLEECWRVLGPGGSAMFVVPNRAGLWSRSDVTPFGSGRPYSQTQLEAQLKGHNFLPERHITTLYQPPSARRFWRKTAGMWERMGGSLSIIAAGGVLMVEATKRVQAPSGRRLKATVRKPLEVLKPAAKPEVKPV, encoded by the coding sequence ATGCATCTCGACGTGCAGGAACTTCGTAATTTCTATTACCGCAGCGCATTGGGACGCGCGGCACAGAAAACCGTGCGCGAGCAACTGTTGGAATTCTGGCCTGAGGCCAAGGGTCAGACGGTCGTGGGGTTTGGCTTTGCCGTGCCGTTTCTGCGGCCCTATCTGGCAGATGCCCGGCGCGTGATCGCGCTGATGCCCGCACCGCAGGGCGTAATCGGCTGGCCTCAGGGTATGCCGAATGTCAGCGTGCTGTGCGACGAAACGCATTGGCCACTGGAAACCGGACATGTGGACAAGCTGCTGGTGATTCACGCGCTGGAGGCCAGTGACCGGCCATCGGAACTGCTGGAGGAATGCTGGCGCGTGCTGGGGCCGGGCGGATCGGCGATGTTTGTGGTGCCCAACCGTGCGGGCCTGTGGTCTCGCAGTGACGTCACGCCGTTTGGGTCTGGTCGCCCCTATTCGCAGACCCAGCTGGAGGCACAGCTGAAAGGGCACAATTTTCTTCCCGAGCGACATATCACGACGCTCTATCAGCCGCCCAGTGCGCGCCGGTTCTGGCGCAAGACCGCCGGCATGTGGGAACGGATGGGCGGCTCGCTATCTATTATTGCAGCGGGCGGAGTATTGATGGTGGAGGCCACCAAGCGGGTACAGGCCCCCAGTGGGCGGCGACTAAAGGCAACCGTGCGCAAGCCGCTGGAAGTGCTGAAACCCGCAGCCAAGCCGGAGGTGAAACCGGTATAG